In a single window of the Deinococcus aetherius genome:
- a CDS encoding V-type ATP synthase subunit E: MALDKLLENEAQSEIERIRAEARERSARILADARERAQSLLDSRTRALETQRQSGLVRARSAADLELSASRLNAGEQGLGQVYGMVEQYLQGITQAPEYREILGRLITEARQAIPNPEAVEVNPAEAALARELVTDLPVRENPGVVGGVRVVARGGKSGITNTLGGRLEQVRSDLAPQISRLLAGE, from the coding sequence ATGGCGCTCGACAAGCTTCTCGAAAACGAGGCACAGTCGGAGATCGAGCGCATCCGCGCCGAGGCCCGCGAGCGCTCGGCCCGCATCCTGGCGGACGCCCGGGAACGCGCGCAGAGCCTGCTCGACAGCCGCACCCGCGCGCTCGAAACCCAGCGCCAGTCGGGTCTCGTGCGCGCCCGCTCCGCCGCCGACCTCGAACTCAGCGCCTCGCGCCTGAACGCGGGCGAACAGGGACTGGGCCAGGTGTACGGGATGGTCGAGCAGTATCTCCAGGGCATCACGCAGGCCCCCGAGTACCGCGAGATTCTGGGTCGGCTGATCACGGAAGCCCGCCAGGCCATCCCCAACCCGGAGGCCGTCGAGGTGAACCCCGCCGAGGCTGCGCTCGCCCGCGAACTCGTGACCGACCTGCCCGTGCGGGAGAATCCGGGCGTCGTGGGTGGCGTGCGGGTCGTGGCGCGCGGCGGCAAGAGCGGGATCACGAATACGCTGGGAGGCCGCCTGGAACAGGTAAGGAGCGACCTCGCCCCGCAGATCAGCCGCCTGCTCGCCGGGGAATAG
- a CDS encoding V0D/AC39 family V-type ATPase subunit codes for MPDDYAYINTRVRVMRTKLLDGRALDSALASGSYQEFLRVLTETELAPQLRETTSEGAGLPELDRALSQNLFATTRKVLGFADGQARREIEVLLMRWDLVNLKTVARGIVSGRGADAILESLIPGGTIKPAALQTAAQSTDLASAATAIAVSGHPLARAMRDGAAAYGASNRLLDLEVALDQGYYRHALAVARNTSLRRYLGREIDVRNALIARSTRGQALDPNLFVPGGHLDAGGYSRLAGGDASGISDAAAILEAPTLEDAEVAARTALDTAARNTSMSDPEGVGVILDFLRRKEIEIAKLRLIGRGKFYNLATDQIRREVQA; via the coding sequence ATGCCCGACGACTACGCTTACATCAACACGCGCGTTCGCGTGATGCGGACCAAGCTGCTCGACGGGCGCGCCCTTGACTCGGCGCTCGCCTCGGGCAGCTACCAGGAGTTCCTGCGCGTTCTGACCGAAACCGAACTCGCGCCCCAACTGCGTGAGACGACGAGCGAGGGCGCCGGGCTCCCCGAACTCGACCGGGCCCTCTCGCAAAACCTCTTCGCCACCACCCGCAAGGTGTTGGGCTTCGCGGACGGGCAGGCGCGGCGGGAGATCGAGGTCCTGCTGATGCGCTGGGACCTCGTGAACCTCAAGACGGTCGCTCGCGGCATCGTGAGCGGGCGGGGCGCCGACGCGATTCTGGAGAGCCTGATCCCGGGCGGCACGATCAAGCCCGCCGCCCTCCAGACCGCCGCCCAGAGCACCGACCTGGCGAGTGCCGCGACCGCCATCGCCGTCAGCGGGCACCCGCTCGCGCGGGCGATGCGCGACGGGGCCGCCGCCTATGGGGCGAGCAACCGCCTGCTCGACCTGGAGGTCGCGCTCGACCAGGGGTACTACCGCCACGCCCTCGCGGTGGCGCGCAACACCAGCCTGCGCCGTTACCTGGGCCGGGAGATCGACGTGCGCAATGCATTGATCGCCCGCAGCACGCGTGGTCAGGCGCTCGACCCCAACCTCTTCGTGCCGGGCGGGCACCTCGACGCGGGCGGCTATAGCCGTCTCGCGGGCGGGGACGCGAGCGGCATTTCCGACGCGGCGGCCATTCTGGAAGCGCCTACCCTGGAGGACGCCGAGGTCGCGGCCCGCACCGCCCTCGACACCGCTGCGCGCAACACGTCGATGAGCGACCCCGAGGGCGTCGGCGTCATCCTCGACTTCCTGCGCCGCAAGGAGATCGAGATCGCCAAGCTGCGGCTGATCGGGCGCGGGAAGTTCTACAACCTCGCCACCGACCAGATTCGCCGGGAGGTGCAGGCATGA
- a CDS encoding V-type ATP synthase subunit F, translating to MTARTGAGSQTQRVAVLADAETATGYRLAGAEVIEATPETAVRELKRVITEGRYGLVAVDTGLIPDPATATARVMRGRDLPILLPIPSLRDAFSTETVDAKAYMGKLVRDTIGFDIKL from the coding sequence ATGACCGCCAGGACCGGAGCAGGGAGCCAGACCCAGCGCGTCGCCGTTCTCGCCGACGCCGAGACCGCCACGGGCTACCGCCTCGCGGGCGCGGAGGTCATCGAGGCGACCCCCGAGACCGCCGTGCGCGAACTCAAACGGGTGATCACGGAGGGGCGTTACGGCCTCGTCGCGGTGGACACGGGCCTCATCCCCGACCCCGCGACCGCCACCGCCCGGGTGATGCGCGGTCGGGATCTTCCCATCCTGCTGCCCATCCCCAGCCTCAGGGACGCCTTCTCGACCGAGACGGTGGACGCCAAGGCGTACATGGGCAAGCTGGTGCGGGACACCATCGGGTTCGACATCAAGCTCTGA
- a CDS encoding V-type ATP synthase subunit K, which translates to MTRYNKIVLASLVLALATTGFAQEAGTNAATDELYRGLRAVGAGLALGLGALGTGVAQARIGSSLVGAVAEDASKAGSLLLYFLIPETLVIFGFLALFILN; encoded by the coding sequence ATGACCAGATACAACAAGATCGTCCTCGCGTCCCTCGTCCTCGCCCTCGCCACGACCGGCTTCGCCCAGGAGGCGGGTACGAACGCCGCCACCGACGAGCTGTACCGTGGCCTTCGCGCGGTCGGCGCGGGTCTGGCGCTCGGCCTCGGTGCCCTGGGCACGGGTGTCGCCCAGGCGCGCATCGGCTCCAGCCTCGTGGGCGCGGTGGCCGAGGACGCCAGCAAGGCGGGTAGCCTGCTGCTGTACTTCCTGATTCCCGAAACGCTCGTGATCTTCGGCTTCCTCGCGCTGTTCATCCTCAACTGA
- a CDS encoding V-type ATP synthase subunit A produces MTQNKQGVVQNIAGPAVIADGMYGAKMYDIVRVGKERLVGEIIRLDGDTAFVQVYEDTSGLTVGEPVVTTNLPLSVELGPGMLNGIYDGIQRPLDKIREASGDFIARGIEVSSLDRTKKWQFTPSVQVGDMVTGSSIMGTVPEFSFTHKILVPPEVQGRLRMVVPAGEYTIDDTIAELEDGTKLRMAHYWPVRAPRPVARKLDPSLPFLTGMRILDVLFPLVMGGAAAIPGPFGSGKTVTQQSVAKYGNADIVVYVGCGERGNEMTDVLVEFPELEDPKTGNPLMQRTILIANTSNMPVAAREASVYTGITLAEYFRDQGYSVSLMADSTSRWAEALREISSRLEEMPAEEGYPPYLGAKLAAFYERSGAVKTLAGEDGAVSVIGAVSPAGGDMSEPVTQATLRITGAFWRLDAGLARRRHFPAINWNGSYSLFTPILDSWYRENVGRDFPELRQRISNILQQEASLQEVVQLVGPDALQDQERLVIEAGRMLRQDFLQQNGFDPVDASASMPKNYGLMKMMLKFYDEAEAALRQGATIDEIIQNPVIEKLSRARYVPEAEFMAYGEGVMDELDRTFKRTPQGVRA; encoded by the coding sequence ATGACGCAGAACAAGCAGGGCGTCGTGCAGAACATCGCCGGACCCGCCGTCATCGCGGACGGTATGTACGGCGCGAAGATGTACGACATCGTGCGCGTGGGTAAGGAACGCCTCGTGGGCGAGATCATCCGCCTCGACGGCGACACCGCCTTCGTGCAGGTGTACGAGGACACCTCGGGGCTGACCGTGGGCGAGCCCGTGGTCACCACCAACCTCCCGCTGTCCGTGGAACTCGGGCCGGGGATGCTCAACGGCATCTACGACGGCATCCAGCGTCCCCTCGACAAGATCCGGGAGGCGTCGGGCGACTTCATCGCGCGCGGCATTGAGGTGTCGAGCCTCGACCGCACGAAGAAGTGGCAATTCACCCCCTCCGTGCAGGTGGGCGATATGGTCACGGGCAGCTCCATCATGGGCACCGTGCCGGAGTTCTCCTTCACGCACAAGATCCTCGTGCCGCCCGAGGTGCAGGGCCGTCTGCGGATGGTCGTGCCTGCCGGGGAGTACACCATCGACGACACCATCGCGGAGCTGGAGGACGGCACGAAGCTGCGGATGGCGCATTACTGGCCCGTCCGCGCGCCGCGTCCCGTCGCCCGCAAGCTCGACCCCAGCCTGCCGTTCCTCACGGGGATGCGGATTCTCGACGTGCTGTTCCCCCTGGTGATGGGCGGCGCGGCGGCGATCCCCGGGCCCTTCGGCTCGGGCAAGACGGTCACCCAGCAGTCGGTCGCCAAGTACGGCAACGCCGACATCGTGGTGTACGTGGGCTGCGGCGAGCGCGGCAATGAGATGACAGACGTGCTCGTCGAGTTCCCGGAACTGGAAGACCCCAAGACCGGCAACCCGCTGATGCAGCGCACCATCCTGATCGCCAACACGTCGAACATGCCGGTGGCCGCGCGTGAGGCGTCGGTGTACACGGGTATCACGCTGGCCGAATACTTCCGCGACCAGGGCTACTCGGTGTCGCTGATGGCCGACTCGACGAGCCGCTGGGCCGAGGCTCTGCGCGAGATTTCCTCCCGCTTGGAGGAGATGCCCGCCGAAGAAGGCTACCCGCCCTACCTGGGCGCGAAGCTGGCCGCCTTCTACGAGCGCTCCGGCGCGGTAAAGACCCTCGCGGGTGAGGACGGCGCGGTCTCGGTGATCGGCGCCGTGAGCCCGGCGGGCGGCGACATGTCCGAGCCCGTCACGCAGGCGACCCTTCGCATCACGGGTGCCTTCTGGCGTCTGGACGCGGGCCTCGCCCGTCGCCGTCACTTCCCGGCGATCAACTGGAACGGCAGTTACAGCCTCTTCACGCCGATCCTCGACTCGTGGTACCGCGAGAACGTGGGCCGGGACTTCCCCGAGCTGCGCCAGCGCATCAGCAACATCCTCCAGCAGGAGGCGTCCTTGCAGGAGGTCGTGCAGCTCGTCGGCCCCGACGCGCTTCAGGACCAGGAGCGTCTGGTGATCGAGGCGGGGCGGATGCTGCGCCAGGACTTCCTCCAGCAGAACGGCTTCGACCCGGTGGACGCCAGCGCCTCCATGCCCAAGAACTACGGCCTGATGAAGATGATGCTGAAGTTCTACGACGAGGCGGAGGCCGCGCTGCGGCAGGGCGCCACCATCGACGAGATCATCCAGAACCCGGTGATCGAGAAGCTGTCGCGCGCCCGCTACGTGCCTGAGGCCGAGTTCATGGCCTACGGCGAGGGCGTGATGGACGAACTCGACCGGACCTTCAAGCGTACCCCGCAAGGAGTGAGAGCGTGA